One Aneurinibacillus migulanus genomic region harbors:
- a CDS encoding IS110 family RNA-guided transposase — protein sequence MHHKLTHLYIGVDLHKHQHTAVVINCWHEKKGELTFENKPSAFPQLVKLVKKLAKKEELTPVFGLEDVGGYGRALAIYLKDNGYMVKEVNSALSYAQRKSYPTTQKSDSWDAECVAQVLLNQLDTLPDANPQDIYWTIGQLVSRRNALVKNLSACKNQLHMQLNYQYPSYNKFFSEIDGKTALAFWSRFPAPHCLAGVTEEKLTEILLKASARACSTRKAREILALVEADGDTRREYQESRDFIIQSIVRDIKFKKEEIAEVEQAIGNVMKLLEYKLETMAGINLVTASALVAEIGDIRRFSSPDKLARFAGIAPVNYSSGGKGRNQKSRQGNRVLHGLFYTLAVQQVQTAKGSKMPRNPFFYEYYHRKLAEGKTKGQALICVMRRLVNIIYGMMKHKTAYVAPIVEQQKAG from the coding sequence GTGCATCATAAACTCACGCATTTGTACATTGGTGTTGATTTACATAAACATCAGCATACAGCCGTAGTCATCAACTGCTGGCATGAAAAGAAGGGGGAACTGACATTTGAAAACAAGCCGAGTGCGTTTCCCCAACTTGTAAAGCTGGTCAAGAAGTTGGCGAAGAAAGAAGAATTGACTCCTGTGTTTGGTTTGGAAGATGTGGGCGGGTACGGCAGAGCGTTAGCCATCTACTTGAAAGACAATGGATACATGGTAAAGGAAGTAAACTCCGCTTTATCGTATGCCCAACGAAAAAGCTACCCGACTACGCAGAAAAGCGACAGCTGGGATGCGGAATGTGTAGCACAGGTGTTACTCAATCAATTGGATACCTTGCCCGATGCGAACCCGCAGGATATTTACTGGACAATCGGACAACTGGTTTCCAGACGGAATGCGCTGGTAAAAAACCTGTCCGCTTGTAAGAATCAACTGCACATGCAACTCAACTATCAGTATCCCAGCTATAATAAGTTTTTCTCCGAGATAGACGGAAAAACTGCACTGGCGTTTTGGAGTCGCTTCCCCGCTCCGCATTGCTTGGCGGGGGTGACAGAAGAGAAACTAACGGAGATTCTTCTAAAAGCAAGTGCTAGAGCCTGTTCTACTCGAAAAGCGAGAGAGATTCTTGCGCTTGTGGAAGCAGATGGAGATACGAGACGAGAGTATCAGGAGTCACGGGATTTCATTATTCAGAGCATCGTGAGAGACATCAAGTTCAAAAAAGAGGAAATTGCAGAGGTTGAACAAGCCATCGGTAATGTCATGAAGTTACTCGAATACAAGTTGGAAACGATGGCGGGTATTAATCTTGTGACGGCTTCTGCATTGGTCGCAGAGATTGGCGACATTCGTAGGTTTTCGAGTCCTGATAAGCTAGCCCGATTCGCAGGGATTGCCCCTGTCAATTATAGTTCGGGCGGCAAAGGACGAAACCAGAAAAGCAGACAAGGAAACCGAGTGTTACACGGACTTTTTTACACACTAGCAGTTCAACAAGTCCAGACAGCAAAAGGAAGCAAGATGCCACGGAATCCGTTCTTCTATGAGTATTATCATAGGAAGCTGGCGGAAGGAAAAACGAAAGGTCAAGCGTTAATCTGTGTGATGCGTAGGCTTGTCAATATCATCTATGGGATGATGAAACACAAGACCGCATATGTCGCTCCTATAGTCGAGCAGCAGAAGGCAGGATGA
- a CDS encoding Imm8 family immunity protein, whose amino-acid sequence MLMIKALTKMYEDWGEGVDDFYITYNVDIGPVEINGASDTFSFELVSPTRLDRMLGQDNIIIGRGHFIARDFNIKSLEATINRIIKKCEDDDIERAYENLSKYFRWEMDV is encoded by the coding sequence ATGCTTATGATTAAGGCTTTAACAAAGATGTACGAAGATTGGGGGGAAGGTGTCGACGACTTTTATATTACTTACAATGTGGATATCGGACCTGTGGAAATAAATGGTGCATCAGATACGTTCTCATTTGAATTAGTAAGTCCTACAAGGTTAGATAGGATGTTAGGCCAAGATAACATTATCATTGGGAGAGGTCATTTTATAGCGAGAGACTTCAATATAAAGTCCCTAGAAGCGACAATTAATCGTATTATTAAGAAATGTGAAGATGATGATATTGAAAGAGCTTACGAAAATCTTTCGAAGTATTTCCGGTGGGAGATGGATGTATAA